A stretch of the Cucurbita pepo subsp. pepo cultivar mu-cu-16 chromosome LG16, ASM280686v2, whole genome shotgun sequence genome encodes the following:
- the LOC111777408 gene encoding shikimate kinase, chloroplastic-like, whose product MEATVTQQLQFSPWIHSKSIAAKPKGSLHFSRRLEEQHMLQAPFSFNLQLSRRSSHHRTVALKISCSYKNSSVLESGNHRVSVDETLIIQRKSREIESYLNGRCIYFVGMMGSGKTTVGKVLSNALGYSFSDSDSLVEQDVGISVAEIFKVYGEDFFRERETEALRKLSLMNQFVISTGGGAVTRTINWKYMREGISVWLDVPLEALVKRISAVGTNSRPLLHNDSTDAYSKTLIRLSTLLEERGEAYANAEVRVSCEKIAAKLGTKDVSNVTPMAIAIEALEQIEIFLKREDGYCAF is encoded by the exons ATGGAGGCTACGGTTACCCAGCAGTTGCAGTTTTCTCCATGGATCCACTCGAAGAGTATTGCTGCAAAACCGAAGGGTTCGCTGCATTTTTCTCGGCGATTAGAGGAGCAGCACATGTTGCAGGCgccattttcattcaatttacaGTTGTCCAGACGTTCAAGTCATCACAGAACAGTCGCTTTGAAAATTTCCTGTTCTTACAAGAACTCTTCag TGTTGGAGTCTGGAAACCATCGTGTTTCTGTTGATGAAACTTTGATTATACAG AGGAAGTCCCGGGAGATTGAGTCATATTTAAATGGGCGATGCATATATTTTGTcg GAATGATGGGCTCGGGAAAAACAACTGTAGGAAAAGTCCTGTCGAATGCACTTGGTTACTCCTTCTCTGATAG TGATTCATTGGTGGAACAAGACGTTGGAATTTCTGTAGCTGAAATTTTCAAGGTCTATGGGGAGGACTTCTTCAGGGAAAGGGAG ACGGAGGCATTGAGGAAGTTATCTTTGATGAACCAGTTTGTTATTTCCACTGGTGGAGGCGCCGTTACTAGAACAATAAACTG GAAATATATGCGTGAAGGGATCAGTGTCTGGTTGGATGTGCCTTTGGAAGCCTTGGTTAAGAGAATTTCAGCTGTAGGAACCAATTCTCGTCCCCTTTTGCATAACGATTCAACTGATGCATACTCAAAG ACTCTCATCCGTTTATCTACTCTCCTGGAAGAGAGGGGTGAAGCATATGCCAACGCTGAAGTCAGAGTTTCCTGCGAAA AAATTGCAGCCAAACTGGGCACTAAAGACGTATCTAATGTCACGCCAATGGCCATAGCAATCGAG GCACTCGAACAAATCGAGATCTTTTTGAAGAGAGAGGATGGTTATTGTGCGTTTTGA